A window of the Oryzias melastigma strain HK-1 linkage group LG11, ASM292280v2, whole genome shotgun sequence genome harbors these coding sequences:
- the ndufv1 gene encoding NADH dehydrogenase [ubiquinone] flavoprotein 1, mitochondrial, which translates to MLSVSRSVVCGLARAPAAVSQGGVSAITRFSSTAQASPKKTKFGPLADEDRIFTNLYGRHDWRLKGALRRGDWYKTKEILLKGVDWILNEIKVSGLRGRGGAGFPTGMKWSFMNKPSDGRPKYLVVNADEGEPGTCKDREIMRNDPHKLVEGCLIAGRAMGARAAYIYIRGEFYNESSNLQVAINEAYAAGLIGHNACGSGYDFDVFVMRGAGAYICGEETALIESLEGKQGKPRLKPPFPADVGVFGCPTTVANVETVSVAPTICRRGGSWFVGFGRERNSGTKLFNISGHVNHPCTVEEEMSIPLKELIERHAGGVRGGWDNLLAVIPGGSSTPLIPKNVCEEVLMDFDGLIQAQTGLGTAALIVMDKSTDVIRAIARLIEFYKHESCGQCTPCREGVDWMNKMMWRFVRGDARPAEIDMIWELSKQIEGHTICALGDGAAWPVQGLIRHFRPVMESRIAEFQQKQQARA; encoded by the exons ATGCTGTCCGTGTCCCGGTCAGTCGTCTGTGGGCTGGCTCGTGCCCCCGCTGCTGTCAGCCAGGGGGGGGTCTCTGCCATCACTCGCTTCAGCAGCACCGCTCAG GCGTCACCTAAGAAAACTAAGTTCGGCCCGCTGGCGGACGAGGACAGGATTTTCACAAACCTGTACGGACGTCATGACTGGAG GCTGAAGGGGGCGCTCAGACGGGGCGACTGGTACAAAACCAAGGAGATCCTGCTGAAGGGAGTGGACTGGATCCTGAACGAGATCAAAGTCTCTGGGCTGCGGGGCAGGGGTGGAGCGGGCTTCCCCACCGGCATGAAGTGGAGCTTCATGAACAAACCCAGTGATGGGAG ACCCAAGTATCTGGTGGTGAATGCAGACGAGGGAGAACCGGGAACGTGCAAGGACCGGGAGATCATGCGGAACGACCCGCACAAGCTGGTGGAGGGCTGTCTGATCGCTGGGAGGGCCATGGGGGCGCGGGCCGCCTACATCTACATCCGAGGAGAGTTCTACAACGAGTCCTCCAACCTGCAG GTGGCCATCAACGAGGCGTACGCCGCCGGGCTGATCGGCCATAACGCCTGCGGCTCTGGCTACGACTTCGACGTGTTTGTGATGCGCGGTGCTGGAGCGTACATCTGCGGCGAGGAGACGGCGCTCATAGAGTCTCTGGAGGGAAAGCAGGGGAAGCCGCGCCTCAAGCCCCCCTTCCCCGCCGATGTGG GTGTGTTTGGCTGCCCCACGACTGTTGCTAATGTGGAGACCGTGTCCGTGGCGCCCACCATCTGCCGCCGGGGGGGCTCTTGGTTCGTAGGCTTTGGCCGAGAGAGGAACTCTGGCACCAAGTTATTCAACATATCCGGTCACGTCAACCACCCGTGCACCGTGGAGGAGGAGATGTCCATCCCTCTGAAGGAGCTCATCGAGAGGCATGCAG GTGGCGTGCGTGGAGGCTGGGATAACCTGCTGGCCGTAATCCCCGGTGGGTCCTCCACTCCCCTCATCCCCAAGAACGTGTGTGAGGAGGTGCTGATGGACTTTGACGGGCTCATCCAGGCTCAGACCGGGCTGGGCACGGCCGCTCTGATCGTCATGGACAAATCC ACCGACGTCATCAGAGCGATCGCACGTCTGATTGAATTCTACAAACACGAGAGCTGTGGCCAGTGCACGCCATGCAGAGAGG GAGTGGACTGGATGAATAAGATGATGTGGCGTTTCGTTCGTGGGGACGCTCGGCCCGCAGAGATCGACATGATCTGGGAACTCAGCAAGCAGATCGAAGGCCACACCATCTGTGCTCTGGGTGACGGCGCGGCGTGGCCTGTGCAG GGATTAATCAGACACTTCAGACCTGTGATGGAAAGTCGCATTGCTGAAttccagcagaagcagcaggcCAGAGCTTAA
- the LOC112162667 gene encoding zinc finger protein 135 isoform X2, whose product MEQMTAAVGRKLSTCEPLQTYLPENLQCVQCFITFRDAKAKERHTRKYHGEQYKQHLQQTNTLFICYKCDRYFVHPEELSQHQQTHAADEKPFLCTYCQKPFSLFSEFSKHKRYECTLRGRFCRDCNTLFPGPSALRRHRKAVHSGHPDRAGGDTLQCSMSNRCFPTEEGLLPQEEFAHFLSCDYSVNDCDADPQDKSQSSERQCGISDEELNYEEIQQKGGPAERERSEDSDGSASAELRIPCPAADCDCTFPSVEALRIHRKNHHGPPLQKGLCSECPKCGKTFARQSALKTHQTFHCRVKKRFKKR is encoded by the exons ATGGAGCAGATGACGGCGGCTGTGGGACGTAAACTCAGCACATGTGAGCCCCTGCAGACAT ATCTACCTGAGAACCTGCAGTGTGTCCAGTGTTTCATTACCTTCCGAGATGCCAAAGCCAAGGAGAGACACACGAGGAAGTATCACGGGGAGCAGTACAAGCAGCATCTGCAGCAG ACTAATACACTGTTCATTTGCTACAAATGTGATAGGTACTTCGTCCACCCGGAGGAGCTCAGCCAGCATCAGCAGACTCATGCAGCAGATGAAAAGCCCTTCCTCTGTACGTACTGCCAAAAacccttttctctcttttctgaG tttagcaAACACAAACGCTATGAGTGCACACTAAGAGGACGCTTCTGCAGAGACTGTAATACTTTGTTTCCTGGTCCTTCTGCACTTCGCCGTCATCGAAAGGCCGTCCACTCGGGTCACCCTGATAGGGCGGGCGGCGACACCCTCCAGTGCTCCATGTCGAACCGATGCTTTCCAACAGAGGAGGGGCTGTTACCGCAAGAGGAATTTGCTCATTTTCTTAGCTGTGATTATTCAGTCAATGACTGTGATGCCGACCCACaagacaaaagccaaagctCTGAACGCCAGTGTGGAATAAGTGATGAAGAGTTGAATTATGAAGAAATCCAGCAAAAAGGTGGACCAGCAGAACGGGAAAGAAGCGAGGACTCTGATGGATCTGCATCCGCGGAGCTCAGAATTCCCTGTCCTGCTGCAGACTGTGATTGCACGTTTCCCTCTGTTGAAGCTCTGAGAATACACAGGAAAAACCATCACGGACCCCCCCTTCAGAAAGGCCTCTGCTCTGAATGTCCCAAATGTGGAAAGACTTTTGCCAGACAGAGTGCCCTAAAAACTCACCAGACTTTCCATTGTCGGGTTAAGAAAAGATTCAAGAAAAGATAA
- the LOC112162667 gene encoding zinc finger protein 135 isoform X3, producing MEQMTAAVGRKLSTSDLPENLQCVQCFITFRDAKAKERHTRKYHGEQYKQHLQQTNTLFICYKCDRYFVHPEELSQHQQTHAADEKPFLCTYCQKPFSLFSEFSKHKRYECTLRGRFCRDCNTLFPGPSALRRHRKAVHSGHPDRAGGDTLQCSMSNRCFPTEEGLLPQEEFAHFLSCDYSVNDCDADPQDKSQSSERQCGISDEELNYEEIQQKGGPAERERSEDSDGSASAELRIPCPAADCDCTFPSVEALRIHRKNHHGPPLQKGLCSECPKCGKTFARQSALKTHQTFHCRVKKRFKKR from the exons ATGGAGCAGATGACGGCGGCTGTGGGACGTAAACTCAGCACAT CAGATCTACCTGAGAACCTGCAGTGTGTCCAGTGTTTCATTACCTTCCGAGATGCCAAAGCCAAGGAGAGACACACGAGGAAGTATCACGGGGAGCAGTACAAGCAGCATCTGCAGCAG ACTAATACACTGTTCATTTGCTACAAATGTGATAGGTACTTCGTCCACCCGGAGGAGCTCAGCCAGCATCAGCAGACTCATGCAGCAGATGAAAAGCCCTTCCTCTGTACGTACTGCCAAAAacccttttctctcttttctgaG tttagcaAACACAAACGCTATGAGTGCACACTAAGAGGACGCTTCTGCAGAGACTGTAATACTTTGTTTCCTGGTCCTTCTGCACTTCGCCGTCATCGAAAGGCCGTCCACTCGGGTCACCCTGATAGGGCGGGCGGCGACACCCTCCAGTGCTCCATGTCGAACCGATGCTTTCCAACAGAGGAGGGGCTGTTACCGCAAGAGGAATTTGCTCATTTTCTTAGCTGTGATTATTCAGTCAATGACTGTGATGCCGACCCACaagacaaaagccaaagctCTGAACGCCAGTGTGGAATAAGTGATGAAGAGTTGAATTATGAAGAAATCCAGCAAAAAGGTGGACCAGCAGAACGGGAAAGAAGCGAGGACTCTGATGGATCTGCATCCGCGGAGCTCAGAATTCCCTGTCCTGCTGCAGACTGTGATTGCACGTTTCCCTCTGTTGAAGCTCTGAGAATACACAGGAAAAACCATCACGGACCCCCCCTTCAGAAAGGCCTCTGCTCTGAATGTCCCAAATGTGGAAAGACTTTTGCCAGACAGAGTGCCCTAAAAACTCACCAGACTTTCCATTGTCGGGTTAAGAAAAGATTCAAGAAAAGATAA
- the LOC112162667 gene encoding zinc finger protein 135 isoform X4 yields the protein MEQMTAAVGRKLSTYLPENLQCVQCFITFRDAKAKERHTRKYHGEQYKQHLQQTNTLFICYKCDRYFVHPEELSQHQQTHAADEKPFLCTYCQKPFSLFSEFSKHKRYECTLRGRFCRDCNTLFPGPSALRRHRKAVHSGHPDRAGGDTLQCSMSNRCFPTEEGLLPQEEFAHFLSCDYSVNDCDADPQDKSQSSERQCGISDEELNYEEIQQKGGPAERERSEDSDGSASAELRIPCPAADCDCTFPSVEALRIHRKNHHGPPLQKGLCSECPKCGKTFARQSALKTHQTFHCRVKKRFKKR from the exons ATGGAGCAGATGACGGCGGCTGTGGGACGTAAACTCAGCACAT ATCTACCTGAGAACCTGCAGTGTGTCCAGTGTTTCATTACCTTCCGAGATGCCAAAGCCAAGGAGAGACACACGAGGAAGTATCACGGGGAGCAGTACAAGCAGCATCTGCAGCAG ACTAATACACTGTTCATTTGCTACAAATGTGATAGGTACTTCGTCCACCCGGAGGAGCTCAGCCAGCATCAGCAGACTCATGCAGCAGATGAAAAGCCCTTCCTCTGTACGTACTGCCAAAAacccttttctctcttttctgaG tttagcaAACACAAACGCTATGAGTGCACACTAAGAGGACGCTTCTGCAGAGACTGTAATACTTTGTTTCCTGGTCCTTCTGCACTTCGCCGTCATCGAAAGGCCGTCCACTCGGGTCACCCTGATAGGGCGGGCGGCGACACCCTCCAGTGCTCCATGTCGAACCGATGCTTTCCAACAGAGGAGGGGCTGTTACCGCAAGAGGAATTTGCTCATTTTCTTAGCTGTGATTATTCAGTCAATGACTGTGATGCCGACCCACaagacaaaagccaaagctCTGAACGCCAGTGTGGAATAAGTGATGAAGAGTTGAATTATGAAGAAATCCAGCAAAAAGGTGGACCAGCAGAACGGGAAAGAAGCGAGGACTCTGATGGATCTGCATCCGCGGAGCTCAGAATTCCCTGTCCTGCTGCAGACTGTGATTGCACGTTTCCCTCTGTTGAAGCTCTGAGAATACACAGGAAAAACCATCACGGACCCCCCCTTCAGAAAGGCCTCTGCTCTGAATGTCCCAAATGTGGAAAGACTTTTGCCAGACAGAGTGCCCTAAAAACTCACCAGACTTTCCATTGTCGGGTTAAGAAAAGATTCAAGAAAAGATAA
- the LOC112162667 gene encoding zinc finger protein 576 isoform X6: MEQMTAAVGRKLSTCEPLQTSDLPENLQCVQCFITFRDAKAKERHTRKYHGEQYKQHLQQTNTLFICYKCDRYFVHPEELSQHQQTHAADEKPFLF, translated from the exons ATGGAGCAGATGACGGCGGCTGTGGGACGTAAACTCAGCACATGTGAGCCCCTGCAGACAT CAGATCTACCTGAGAACCTGCAGTGTGTCCAGTGTTTCATTACCTTCCGAGATGCCAAAGCCAAGGAGAGACACACGAGGAAGTATCACGGGGAGCAGTACAAGCAGCATCTGCAGCAG ACTAATACACTGTTCATTTGCTACAAATGTGATAGGTACTTCGTCCACCCGGAGGAGCTCAGCCAGCATCAGCAGACTCATGCAGCAGATGAAAAGCCCTTCCTCT tttag
- the LOC112162667 gene encoding zinc finger protein 135 isoform X1, producing the protein MEQMTAAVGRKLSTCEPLQTSDLPENLQCVQCFITFRDAKAKERHTRKYHGEQYKQHLQQTNTLFICYKCDRYFVHPEELSQHQQTHAADEKPFLCTYCQKPFSLFSEFSKHKRYECTLRGRFCRDCNTLFPGPSALRRHRKAVHSGHPDRAGGDTLQCSMSNRCFPTEEGLLPQEEFAHFLSCDYSVNDCDADPQDKSQSSERQCGISDEELNYEEIQQKGGPAERERSEDSDGSASAELRIPCPAADCDCTFPSVEALRIHRKNHHGPPLQKGLCSECPKCGKTFARQSALKTHQTFHCRVKKRFKKR; encoded by the exons ATGGAGCAGATGACGGCGGCTGTGGGACGTAAACTCAGCACATGTGAGCCCCTGCAGACAT CAGATCTACCTGAGAACCTGCAGTGTGTCCAGTGTTTCATTACCTTCCGAGATGCCAAAGCCAAGGAGAGACACACGAGGAAGTATCACGGGGAGCAGTACAAGCAGCATCTGCAGCAG ACTAATACACTGTTCATTTGCTACAAATGTGATAGGTACTTCGTCCACCCGGAGGAGCTCAGCCAGCATCAGCAGACTCATGCAGCAGATGAAAAGCCCTTCCTCTGTACGTACTGCCAAAAacccttttctctcttttctgaG tttagcaAACACAAACGCTATGAGTGCACACTAAGAGGACGCTTCTGCAGAGACTGTAATACTTTGTTTCCTGGTCCTTCTGCACTTCGCCGTCATCGAAAGGCCGTCCACTCGGGTCACCCTGATAGGGCGGGCGGCGACACCCTCCAGTGCTCCATGTCGAACCGATGCTTTCCAACAGAGGAGGGGCTGTTACCGCAAGAGGAATTTGCTCATTTTCTTAGCTGTGATTATTCAGTCAATGACTGTGATGCCGACCCACaagacaaaagccaaagctCTGAACGCCAGTGTGGAATAAGTGATGAAGAGTTGAATTATGAAGAAATCCAGCAAAAAGGTGGACCAGCAGAACGGGAAAGAAGCGAGGACTCTGATGGATCTGCATCCGCGGAGCTCAGAATTCCCTGTCCTGCTGCAGACTGTGATTGCACGTTTCCCTCTGTTGAAGCTCTGAGAATACACAGGAAAAACCATCACGGACCCCCCCTTCAGAAAGGCCTCTGCTCTGAATGTCCCAAATGTGGAAAGACTTTTGCCAGACAGAGTGCCCTAAAAACTCACCAGACTTTCCATTGTCGGGTTAAGAAAAGATTCAAGAAAAGATAA
- the LOC112162667 gene encoding zinc finger protein 135 isoform X5, which yields MPKPRRDTRGSITGSSTSSICSRYFVHPEELSQHQQTHAADEKPFLCTYCQKPFSLFSEFSKHKRYECTLRGRFCRDCNTLFPGPSALRRHRKAVHSGHPDRAGGDTLQCSMSNRCFPTEEGLLPQEEFAHFLSCDYSVNDCDADPQDKSQSSERQCGISDEELNYEEIQQKGGPAERERSEDSDGSASAELRIPCPAADCDCTFPSVEALRIHRKNHHGPPLQKGLCSECPKCGKTFARQSALKTHQTFHCRVKKRFKKR from the exons ATGCCAAAGCCAAGGAGAGACACACGAGGAAGTATCACGGGGAGCAGTACAAGCAGCATCTGCAGCAG GTACTTCGTCCACCCGGAGGAGCTCAGCCAGCATCAGCAGACTCATGCAGCAGATGAAAAGCCCTTCCTCTGTACGTACTGCCAAAAacccttttctctcttttctgaG tttagcaAACACAAACGCTATGAGTGCACACTAAGAGGACGCTTCTGCAGAGACTGTAATACTTTGTTTCCTGGTCCTTCTGCACTTCGCCGTCATCGAAAGGCCGTCCACTCGGGTCACCCTGATAGGGCGGGCGGCGACACCCTCCAGTGCTCCATGTCGAACCGATGCTTTCCAACAGAGGAGGGGCTGTTACCGCAAGAGGAATTTGCTCATTTTCTTAGCTGTGATTATTCAGTCAATGACTGTGATGCCGACCCACaagacaaaagccaaagctCTGAACGCCAGTGTGGAATAAGTGATGAAGAGTTGAATTATGAAGAAATCCAGCAAAAAGGTGGACCAGCAGAACGGGAAAGAAGCGAGGACTCTGATGGATCTGCATCCGCGGAGCTCAGAATTCCCTGTCCTGCTGCAGACTGTGATTGCACGTTTCCCTCTGTTGAAGCTCTGAGAATACACAGGAAAAACCATCACGGACCCCCCCTTCAGAAAGGCCTCTGCTCTGAATGTCCCAAATGTGGAAAGACTTTTGCCAGACAGAGTGCCCTAAAAACTCACCAGACTTTCCATTGTCGGGTTAAGAAAAGATTCAAGAAAAGATAA